In Phaeobacter piscinae, a genomic segment contains:
- a CDS encoding alcohol dehydrogenase catalytic domain-containing protein yields MSGNKSVVYHGTRDLRVETVPYPKLEHDGRKLEHAVILKVVSTNICGSDQHIYRGRFVVPQGHVLGHEITGEVVEKGSDVEMIDIGDLVSVPFNVACGRCRNCKEARSDVCENDLVNPDADLGAFGFDLKGWSGGQAEYVLVPYADYMLMKFRDKAQAMEKIRDLTLISDILPTGFHGCVSAGVKPGSHVYIAGAGPVGRCAAAGARLLGAACVIVGDQNPERLKLLSDAGFETIDLRNTAPLRDQIEQILGSPEVDCGVDAVGFEAHGLGDEADTELPHGALNSLFDVVRAGGAIGVPGIYVGSDPDPVDADAGAGRLRLDWGKMWTKSIRLMTGMAPVTNYNRHLTEAILWDRMPYLSKALSIEVITLDQAPDGYAKFDQGSPSKFVIDPHGLLAS; encoded by the coding sequence ATGTCTGGAAACAAAAGCGTAGTTTATCACGGTACCCGCGATTTAAGGGTTGAGACTGTCCCGTACCCCAAGTTGGAGCACGACGGTCGAAAGCTCGAGCACGCTGTGATCCTGAAGGTGGTCTCTACTAATATCTGCGGTTCAGACCAGCATATCTATCGAGGCCGGTTTGTGGTTCCTCAGGGGCATGTTCTTGGTCATGAAATTACTGGTGAGGTCGTTGAGAAAGGATCCGATGTTGAAATGATAGACATTGGAGATCTGGTCTCTGTTCCTTTCAATGTCGCTTGTGGACGCTGTCGCAACTGTAAGGAAGCTCGCTCTGACGTTTGTGAAAATGATCTTGTTAATCCTGATGCAGATCTTGGCGCTTTTGGCTTCGATCTGAAGGGGTGGTCTGGCGGCCAAGCCGAATACGTCCTGGTTCCATATGCCGACTACATGTTGATGAAATTTCGCGACAAGGCGCAGGCAATGGAGAAGATCCGGGACTTAACGTTGATTTCGGACATTCTTCCAACCGGCTTTCACGGTTGCGTTTCGGCTGGTGTAAAGCCGGGAAGCCATGTTTACATTGCGGGCGCCGGGCCAGTGGGCAGATGTGCTGCTGCCGGCGCACGATTGCTTGGTGCAGCCTGTGTGATCGTCGGAGATCAAAATCCGGAACGCCTCAAGCTTCTATCCGATGCTGGCTTTGAAACTATCGACCTCAGAAATACAGCTCCGCTACGGGATCAGATCGAGCAGATCCTCGGGAGTCCCGAGGTTGATTGCGGCGTCGATGCGGTTGGGTTCGAGGCTCATGGTCTTGGCGATGAGGCCGATACAGAGCTTCCGCATGGGGCGTTGAACAGCCTATTCGACGTTGTGCGCGCGGGCGGTGCGATCGGCGTCCCGGGGATTTACGTTGGCAGCGATCCTGATCCTGTCGATGCAGATGCCGGAGCTGGGCGTCTTCGTCTCGACTGGGGAAAGATGTGGACCAAGTCTATCCGGTTGATGACTGGTATGGCGCCAGTGACAAACTACAATCGCCACCTGACGGAAGCAATCCTTTGGGATCGGATGCCATATCTCTCCAAGGCGTTGAGCATCGAGGTCATTACTTTGGATCAGGCGCCTGACGGCTACGCGAAGTTTGATCAAGGATCCCCGTCGAAATTTGTGATTGATCCTCACGGTTTATTGGCCTCCTAA
- a CDS encoding bestrophin family protein — protein MPKIIWKVVGVAALSFIVISVDKYVFRLPGLSISAMGVFGLAISLFLGFRNNAAYERWWEARKLWGGMIADVRTLGRFLCIFANDESTREKILSCAVAFVHLHRGNLRGVNVNDSVSGWVGKEKAVAMAAFKSPADAALRSMADQIKTAISKGEISDVGQLRISEIVSSLGLHQASCERIATAPLPYVYSLLVRRTTYIYCWLLPFGLIDSTDWFAPLITSVVAYVFFGLLEITHELELPFKDVQNGLPLDAMCRTIEISVLEALGKPTPDNLSPINYVLK, from the coding sequence GTGCCTAAAATAATCTGGAAGGTCGTCGGCGTAGCGGCTTTATCGTTCATTGTGATATCTGTTGATAAGTACGTGTTTCGCCTGCCTGGACTATCTATTTCAGCTATGGGCGTATTTGGCTTGGCAATTTCCTTGTTTTTAGGATTTAGAAATAACGCAGCTTATGAAAGGTGGTGGGAGGCTAGGAAACTATGGGGGGGTATGATAGCAGACGTTAGAACGCTTGGGCGATTTCTTTGTATTTTCGCTAATGATGAAAGCACTCGCGAGAAAATCCTATCTTGCGCCGTCGCATTTGTGCACCTCCATCGTGGAAATCTGCGTGGAGTAAATGTCAATGATAGTGTTTCTGGTTGGGTTGGAAAGGAGAAGGCTGTCGCAATGGCGGCATTCAAGAGTCCTGCCGATGCAGCCTTAAGGTCCATGGCGGATCAAATAAAGACAGCAATTAGTAAAGGTGAAATAAGTGATGTCGGACAGTTGCGAATTTCGGAAATTGTTTCGTCGCTTGGCTTGCATCAGGCGAGCTGCGAACGTATTGCAACGGCGCCGCTTCCATATGTTTATTCACTCCTTGTGAGGAGGACGACTTATATTTACTGCTGGCTGCTTCCCTTTGGTCTGATCGATTCCACAGATTGGTTTGCGCCGCTGATCACTTCTGTGGTTGCATATGTCTTTTTTGGATTGCTCGAGATTACGCACGAACTAGAGCTTCCGTTCAAAGATGTGCAAAATGGATTGCCACTTGATGCTATGTGCCGAACAATAGAAATTTCAGTTCTAGAAGCTTTAGGCAAACCTACACCAGACAACTTGTCACCCATTAACTACGTCCTGAAATAA